The following coding sequences are from one Arcobacter nitrofigilis DSM 7299 window:
- a CDS encoding DNA polymerase III subunit delta', whose amino-acid sequence MININSSSILIVNNIDETLSSLIPSLPQHSYRIIRNEEKDDFLTAQAQQVIKEAYISSNETKYIVLCGNSFRVEAQNSLLKVLEEPPRNIVFVIITTAKSNILPTILSRMPHKYLKSKIDRVDIDFDFLRMDLKSLYQYLKDNQKIGKKEAKAIIESVMLKINSQKIKLTQKELDVFSNGIKLLELNSRPINILTTLLLTIIHRKYR is encoded by the coding sequence TTGATTAACATTAATAGTTCAAGCATACTAATTGTTAACAACATAGATGAAACTTTAAGTAGTTTAATCCCTTCTTTGCCTCAACATAGTTATAGAATCATAAGAAATGAAGAAAAAGATGATTTTTTAACAGCTCAGGCTCAACAAGTGATTAAAGAAGCTTATATCTCATCAAATGAAACAAAATATATAGTTCTTTGTGGAAATAGCTTTAGAGTTGAAGCTCAGAATTCTTTATTAAAAGTATTAGAGGAACCACCTAGGAACATAGTTTTTGTTATTATTACAACAGCAAAATCAAATATTTTGCCTACTATTCTTTCAAGAATGCCTCATAAATATCTTAAAAGCAAAATAGACAGAGTTGATATTGATTTTGATTTTCTTAGAATGGATTTAAAAAGTTTGTATCAATATTTAAAAGATAATCAAAAAATTGGTAAAAAAGAGGCAAAAGCTATTATTGAGTCTGTTATGCTAAAAATAAATTCTCAAAAAATAAAATTAACTCAAAAAGAGTTAGATGTTTTTTCAAATGGAATAAAACTTTTAGAGTTAAATTCTAGACCAATTAATATCTTAACTACTCTACTTCTTACAATTATTCATAGAAAATACAGATAA
- a CDS encoding HobA family DNA replication regulator has translation MQEFLNWTVDTIRDDKLLSPWLEEKKYEWTPLVAKSVISILDKGCSVIVISDDERNWFLEYILTNINKKSLNRPYLPFYDFKSFYKLMDNVQNEDDVNYLKDMLNISFPNGYCFWYIGRSQDARAFIPKVSKYSFLWLFDEEKQDAFNLKSSDMALDMKLLQMFRLYNKTLSAALFAEINVES, from the coding sequence GTGCAAGAATTCTTAAATTGGACTGTTGATACAATCAGGGACGATAAACTATTGTCACCTTGGTTAGAAGAAAAAAAATATGAATGGACACCTTTAGTTGCTAAATCAGTTATTAGTATTTTAGATAAAGGGTGTTCTGTAATAGTAATAAGTGATGATGAAAGAAATTGGTTTTTAGAGTATATTCTTACAAATATAAATAAAAAAAGCCTAAATAGACCATATTTACCATTTTATGATTTTAAATCATTTTATAAATTGATGGATAATGTTCAAAATGAAGATGACGTTAATTATCTCAAAGATATGTTAAATATATCTTTTCCAAATGGTTATTGTTTTTGGTATATAGGAAGAAGTCAAGATGCAAGAGCTTTTATACCAAAAGTTTCTAAATACTCTTTTCTTTGGCTTTTTGATGAAGAAAAACAAGATGCTTTTAATTTAAAAAGTAGTGATATGGCTTTAGATATGAAGTTATTGCAGATGTTTAGATTATATAATAAAACTTTAAGTGCAGCTCTTTTTGCTGAAATTAATGTTGAGAGTTAA
- a CDS encoding aspartate kinase, which yields MLKVLKFGGTSVGTLERIQNVATIIKKIKDDGHDVIAVVSAMSGETNKLIEYAESYSKMPAPSEMDMLLSSGERVTSALLSIALNEAGYSAISMSGGRAGIVTDERHTKARIEYIDTKNMKESIAEGKVVVVAGFQGVTQKGRVTTLGRGGSDLTAVAIAGAIEADVCEIYTDVDGIYTTDPRIEPKAKKLDKISYDEMLELASLGAKVLQNRSVEMAKKLNVNLISRSSFTPEVEGTLITKEENIMEQPIVSGIALDKNQVRVGMYGVTDRPGIASYIFTALADANINVDMIVQTVAVDGKTSLDFTIPTTDLEICKTIMHKFEDEVEKFDYNEKICKVSIVGVGMKSHTGVASKAFTALANENINIRIISTSEIKISVIVEEKYAELAVRALHDAYDLDK from the coding sequence ATGTTAAAAGTATTAAAATTTGGTGGTACTAGTGTTGGTACATTAGAACGAATTCAAAACGTTGCTACAATTATTAAAAAAATCAAAGATGATGGACATGATGTTATTGCAGTAGTTTCTGCAATGAGTGGTGAAACTAATAAATTGATTGAATATGCTGAAAGTTATTCAAAAATGCCTGCTCCTTCTGAAATGGATATGTTATTAAGTTCAGGAGAGAGAGTTACTTCAGCTTTATTGTCTATTGCTTTAAATGAAGCTGGTTATAGTGCTATTTCTATGAGTGGTGGTAGAGCTGGTATTGTAACAGATGAAAGACATACAAAAGCTAGAATTGAATACATAGATACAAAAAATATGAAAGAATCAATAGCTGAAGGCAAAGTTGTTGTAGTTGCTGGTTTTCAAGGGGTTACGCAAAAAGGTAGAGTAACTACACTTGGGCGAGGTGGTTCAGATTTAACAGCTGTTGCAATTGCAGGTGCAATAGAAGCAGATGTTTGTGAAATTTATACAGATGTTGATGGTATATATACAACAGACCCTAGAATAGAACCAAAAGCAAAAAAACTTGACAAAATATCATATGATGAGATGTTAGAGTTAGCAAGTTTAGGTGCAAAAGTTTTACAAAATAGATCTGTAGAAATGGCAAAAAAATTAAACGTAAATTTAATATCAAGAAGTAGCTTTACTCCAGAAGTAGAAGGTACTTTAATAACAAAGGAAGAGAATATAATGGAACAGCCAATAGTAAGTGGTATTGCTTTGGATAAAAATCAAGTAAGAGTTGGTATGTATGGAGTTACAGATAGACCAGGAATTGCATCTTATATCTTTACAGCACTTGCAGATGCAAATATTAATGTTGATATGATAGTACAAACAGTTGCAGTAGATGGAAAAACATCTTTGGACTTTACAATTCCTACAACTGATTTGGAAATCTGTAAAACTATTATGCACAAATTTGAAGATGAAGTTGAAAAATTTGACTACAATGAAAAGATTTGTAAAGTTTCAATAGTAGGTGTTGGTATGAAGTCTCATACAGGAGTTGCTTCAAAAGCCTTTACTGCCTTGGCTAATGAAAATATTAATATAAGAATAATCTCAACTAGTGAGATAAAGATTTCAGTGATAGTTGAAGAAAAGTATGCAGAGTTAGCCGTTCGTGCTTTACATGATGCATATGATTTGGATAAATAA
- a CDS encoding RNA pyrophosphohydrolase translates to MIDKSENIPTNVSGKNYRPNVAAIVLSAKYPQKCELFIASRTDVENAWQFPQGGIDDGETAKEALFRELEEEIGTNDIKIIAEYPQWVSYDFPPAIAEKMKPYDGQIQKYYLVKLNDGAKIDIYTHHTPEFSEYKFVPTKNIYDYITFFKRTVYKQVLKYFKNEGYI, encoded by the coding sequence ATGATTGATAAAAGTGAGAATATACCTACAAATGTGAGTGGTAAAAATTATAGACCTAATGTAGCAGCAATTGTTTTATCAGCAAAGTATCCTCAAAAATGTGAACTTTTCATAGCTTCAAGAACTGACGTTGAAAATGCATGGCAGTTTCCTCAAGGTGGAATTGATGATGGTGAAACAGCTAAAGAAGCTTTATTTAGAGAGTTAGAAGAGGAAATTGGTACTAATGATATTAAAATCATTGCAGAGTATCCGCAGTGGGTAAGTTATGATTTCCCCCCAGCAATTGCTGAAAAGATGAAACCATATGATGGGCAAATACAAAAGTATTATTTAGTGAAATTAAATGATGGTGCAAAAATAGATATTTATACTCATCATACACCTGAATTTAGCGAATATAAATTTGTTCCAACTAAAAATATTTATGATTATATAACTTTTTTTAAAAGAACAGTTTATAAACAAGTATTGAAGTATTTTAAAAATGAAGGTTATATTTAA
- the hemW gene encoding radical SAM family heme chaperone HemW yields the protein MLLYIHIPFCDSKCFYCAFNSYVDRFHLKQTYMKAIEKQLIYDIEHYLKDEKIETVFIGGGTPSCVDFKEYENIFRIISPYLIENCEITSEANPNSATKEWLQGMRDLGVNRISFGVQSFNDKKLKYLNRAHNSNSAISAIQNAKCIGFNSINCDIIYGVQGDNFEKLKYDFNMINDQNIDHISAYSLTLEEGTKFFNKSHVKIDDEELSYKLFDYLKGLGYEQYEISNFSKSKKTQSKHNFGYWEYTNYLGIGTGAVGFVDNFRYYPNKNIEQYIENPISYEKEYMDEVDIKTEKVLLGLRSNVGVNLAIFNENELKKAKILIEEKKLYKVDNKIYNYNFLLADEISLFILD from the coding sequence TTGCTTTTATACATACATATTCCATTTTGTGATAGTAAATGCTTTTATTGCGCATTTAACTCATATGTAGATAGATTTCACTTGAAACAAACTTATATGAAAGCTATTGAGAAACAACTAATTTACGATATTGAACACTATTTAAAAGATGAAAAGATAGAGACAGTATTTATAGGTGGAGGAACTCCTAGTTGTGTAGATTTTAAAGAGTATGAAAATATTTTTAGAATCATATCACCATATTTAATTGAAAACTGCGAAATAACAAGTGAAGCCAACCCAAATTCTGCAACAAAAGAATGGCTTCAAGGTATGAGAGATTTAGGTGTAAATAGAATCAGCTTTGGAGTACAAAGTTTTAATGATAAAAAACTAAAATACTTAAATCGAGCGCATAATAGTAATAGTGCTATAAGTGCTATACAAAATGCTAAATGTATAGGTTTTAATAGTATTAATTGTGATATTATTTACGGTGTACAAGGTGATAACTTTGAAAAATTAAAGTACGATTTTAATATGATAAATGACCAAAATATCGACCATATAAGTGCATATTCTTTAACCTTAGAAGAGGGAACAAAGTTCTTTAATAAATCCCATGTAAAAATAGATGATGAAGAGCTATCTTATAAGCTATTTGACTATTTAAAAGGCTTAGGCTATGAACAATATGAGATTTCTAACTTTTCAAAGTCTAAAAAGACTCAATCTAAACACAATTTTGGCTATTGGGAATATACAAACTACTTAGGAATTGGAACAGGTGCTGTTGGCTTTGTAGATAATTTCAGATACTATCCCAATAAAAATATAGAACAATATATAGAAAACCCTATTTCTTATGAAAAAGAGTATATGGATGAAGTAGATATTAAAACAGAGAAAGTACTATTAGGACTTAGGTCTAATGTGGGAGTAAACTTAGCTATTTTTAATGAAAATGAATTAAAAAAAGCAAAAATATTAATCGAAGAAAAAAAGCTATACAAAGTAGATAATAAAATCTATAATTACAATTTTTTACTCGCAGATGAGATATCTTTATTTATACTAGATTAA
- the prmC gene encoding peptide chain release factor N(5)-glutamine methyltransferase, with translation MTIKETIKKYSQELKEVTHIPAKEVEILIMFLLEKNVIWMHLNGNFEFTKEEELKALVKKRATHFPLEYLTNRVSFYGETFIIKQNVLIPRPETEILVEKAFEKLKQIENPKVVEIGTGSGIISVMLSKLLPQLKVTAVDINDDALELAKENAKKHSVENQISFIKSDLLKEVSGDFDMCISNPPYISNNYVLPHNVKYEPKNALFGGEIGDELLKDLIKEVTEKNIKYLYCEYGYDQKESIKNYMKKFNVKSLEFYKDYSDFDRGFLIEFNTK, from the coding sequence TTGACAATAAAAGAGACCATAAAAAAATATTCACAAGAACTAAAAGAAGTAACACATATACCAGCAAAAGAAGTAGAAATATTGATTATGTTTCTACTAGAAAAAAATGTTATTTGGATGCATTTAAATGGTAATTTTGAGTTTACAAAAGAGGAAGAACTAAAAGCTTTAGTTAAAAAAAGAGCTACACATTTTCCTTTAGAATATCTTACAAATAGAGTTTCTTTTTATGGTGAAACATTTATTATAAAACAGAATGTTTTAATACCTAGACCAGAGACTGAAATATTAGTTGAAAAAGCATTTGAAAAATTAAAACAAATAGAAAATCCAAAAGTAGTAGAAATTGGAACAGGAAGTGGAATAATTTCAGTAATGCTTTCAAAACTACTTCCTCAACTAAAAGTTACTGCAGTTGATATAAATGATGATGCCTTAGAATTAGCAAAAGAAAATGCAAAAAAACACTCAGTTGAAAATCAAATTTCTTTTATAAAATCTGATTTATTAAAAGAGGTTAGTGGAGATTTTGACATGTGTATTTCAAATCCACCATATATTTCAAATAATTATGTTTTACCACATAATGTTAAATACGAGCCTAAAAATGCCCTTTTTGGAGGAGAAATTGGTGATGAACTTTTAAAAGATTTGATAAAAGAAGTTACGGAGAAAAATATAAAATATCTATATTGTGAATATGGATATGATCAAAAAGAATCTATAAAAAATTATATGAAAAAATTCAATGTAAAATCACTAGAGTTTTATAAAGACTATTCTGATTTTGATAGAGGATTTTTGATTGAATTTAATACTAAATAA
- a CDS encoding M3 family metallopeptidase — protein MFEEFNVNNLEKMKELLEIKLKESKEQIEKLLDLENKTYDNFVKPYQEIGEYINEFLTPMFHIDSVKNTEITTKVHEECLPLISNYSTELSQNVNIYRALKDIQDNGNTSLNNIQKKVLENEIRDFELSGCHLNNNLKNRLKEINLRQSELSHKFSQNLLNATNSYEMIIEDYEDVKEIPESDLELAKFEEDDKIKYKFTLQMPSYVAYITYGTNRGKREEIYKAYCTRAPENGKIIEEILALKDEKSKILGFDSYAQYSLSTKMAKTEDEVIDFLYELAKKGKVGGKNEVEEIKEFAKKDGIEELKSFDLSYYSEKLKKEKYDFDEELYRPYFEKESVLKGFFEFLNSIFDIEFKVSNTPTWDEKATAYDIFENGKLSSKIYIDLESRKDKRGGAWMNNWHSYYVDKHNNTHLPTAYIVCNFPQSTKDTKSLLRHSDVVTLFHEMGHALHHLLSKVPEPFVSGISGVAWDTVEFPSQFLEYFSYDKTVLKQFAKHYKTGEILSDEAIDKIIKARNFQSSLNMIRQVEFALFDFKLHQKLYKNEEDVQKLLNEIRDEISIIKPPIYNKFQNGFSHIFGGGYAAGYYSYKWAEVLSADAYYMFIESENTFNKELALKYKKAILEKGGSSDMNELFFEFAQREPSVDSLLKIDGIIS, from the coding sequence ATGTTTGAAGAATTTAATGTAAATAATTTAGAAAAAATGAAAGAGTTGTTAGAAATAAAATTAAAAGAGTCAAAAGAGCAAATAGAAAAGCTTTTAGACCTAGAAAATAAAACTTATGATAACTTTGTAAAGCCATATCAAGAAATAGGGGAGTACATAAATGAATTCTTAACTCCTATGTTTCATATTGATTCTGTTAAAAATACAGAAATAACGACAAAAGTGCATGAAGAATGTCTTCCCTTGATTTCTAATTACTCAACTGAGCTAAGCCAAAATGTAAATATTTATAGAGCTTTAAAAGATATACAAGATAATGGTAATACCTCTTTAAATAATATACAAAAAAAAGTCTTAGAAAATGAAATTAGAGACTTTGAATTATCAGGTTGTCATTTAAATAATAATTTGAAAAATAGACTTAAAGAGATAAATTTAAGACAAAGTGAGTTATCACATAAGTTTTCGCAAAACCTATTAAATGCAACAAACTCATATGAAATGATAATTGAAGATTATGAAGATGTAAAAGAAATACCAGAATCTGATCTAGAACTCGCCAAATTTGAAGAAGATGACAAAATAAAATATAAGTTTACTTTACAAATGCCCTCTTATGTAGCTTATATTACATATGGAACAAATAGAGGCAAAAGAGAAGAGATATATAAAGCATACTGCACAAGAGCACCAGAAAATGGAAAAATCATTGAAGAGATACTTGCATTAAAAGATGAAAAGTCTAAAATACTAGGTTTTGACTCATATGCACAGTATTCATTAAGTACTAAAATGGCCAAAACAGAAGATGAAGTAATAGATTTCTTGTATGAATTAGCTAAAAAAGGAAAAGTTGGTGGTAAAAATGAAGTTGAAGAGATAAAAGAATTCGCTAAAAAAGATGGAATTGAAGAATTAAAATCTTTTGATTTATCTTATTATTCGGAAAAATTAAAAAAAGAAAAATATGATTTTGATGAAGAATTATATAGACCATATTTTGAAAAAGAATCTGTTTTAAAAGGATTTTTTGAATTTCTAAATTCAATATTTGATATTGAATTTAAAGTATCAAATACTCCTACTTGGGATGAAAAAGCAACTGCTTATGATATCTTTGAAAATGGAAAATTATCTTCAAAAATTTATATCGATTTAGAATCAAGAAAAGACAAAAGAGGAGGGGCATGGATGAACAATTGGCATTCATATTATGTAGATAAACATAATAATACTCATTTGCCAACTGCTTACATTGTTTGTAACTTTCCACAATCAACAAAGGATACAAAATCACTGTTAAGACACTCAGATGTTGTAACACTTTTTCATGAAATGGGACATGCTTTACATCACTTATTAAGTAAAGTTCCTGAACCTTTTGTTAGTGGAATTTCTGGTGTTGCATGGGATACAGTTGAATTTCCTTCACAGTTTTTAGAATACTTTTCTTATGATAAAACTGTTTTAAAACAGTTTGCAAAACATTATAAAACAGGTGAGATATTATCAGATGAAGCCATAGATAAAATCATAAAAGCAAGAAATTTTCAGTCATCATTAAATATGATTAGACAAGTAGAATTTGCTCTTTTTGATTTTAAACTTCACCAAAAATTATATAAAAATGAAGAGGATGTACAAAAATTATTAAATGAAATTAGAGATGAAATTTCTATCATTAAACCACCAATTTACAATAAATTTCAAAATGGTTTTTCTCATATTTTTGGAGGAGGATATGCTGCTGGATACTACTCTTATAAGTGGGCAGAAGTTTTAAGTGCAGATGCTTATTATATGTTTATAGAATCAGAAAATACATTCAATAAAGAGCTAGCTTTAAAATATAAAAAAGCAATTTTAGAAAAAGGTGGTTCTTCTGATATGAATGAACTTTTTTTTGAATTTGCTCAAAGAGAGCCAAGTGTTGATTCTTTATTAAAAATTGATGGAATTATTAGCTAA
- a CDS encoding coiled-coil domain-containing protein, whose amino-acid sequence MSNNSDTISKLSDALSNLINAYETLQKEKEDLEKENQGLKNKIEDLESSNGDLKSKLNDINSTNEKHGSNINSMLHKIENILKVGDRKKDSYTTNSYNNHPSSKDDDEEFSTTPTISSDTFPKQKAESVSVDDIQLEKKSDDKIDLNRMASLLNGFNK is encoded by the coding sequence ATGAGTAATAATAGTGATACAATTTCTAAATTGAGCGATGCTCTTTCTAATTTAATAAATGCATATGAAACTTTACAAAAAGAAAAAGAAGATTTAGAAAAAGAAAACCAAGGGTTAAAAAATAAAATTGAAGATTTAGAATCTTCAAATGGAGATTTAAAAAGTAAATTAAATGATATAAACTCTACTAATGAAAAACACGGAAGTAATATAAATTCAATGTTACACAAAATTGAAAATATTCTAAAAGTAGGTGATAGAAAAAAAGATAGTTATACTACTAATAGCTATAACAATCATCCTTCCTCTAAAGATGATGATGAAGAATTTTCAACTACACCTACTATTTCTAGTGATACCTTCCCTAAACAAAAGGCAGAATCAGTTAGTGTAGATGATATTCAATTAGAAAAAAAATCAGATGATAAGATTGATTTAAATAGAATGGCTTCTTTATTAAATGGTTTCAATAAGTAA
- a CDS encoding tyrosine-type recombinase/integrase, whose product MRYPLDCELSFNKTFLFWLSRFVRNKITSLSNRQVTNKDRLAEIIQELINGFNDINDLKNLIKEVRNIGMNGISVYYLPLEKLYFYLIKFGASSMREIDEEILSDFLASQTANLSDASKKNHRIALISFFGYIDKQNEEENGNAYRYGIELKNWGGLSGKSGTKLPSYMNKEEVNKFIKAIDEYPFKNPIIGTRNRLIIKIILYTGIRVGEAISIKIKDINKDGDAYIIQVRGKGNKPRIVMIKEHIIKDDLSTWLENNCCEENLLFCNQKNKKLTQAYIGRLVEQILISCGIRKEKNGPHMLRHSFATLLYQNSHDLILVQESLGHADINTSRIYTHFDKNRLNRTTDIF is encoded by the coding sequence ATGAGATACCCTTTAGATTGTGAATTATCTTTTAATAAAACTTTTTTATTTTGGTTAAGTAGATTTGTTAGAAATAAAATTACATCTCTTTCAAATAGACAAGTTACAAATAAAGATCGACTTGCTGAAATAATTCAAGAACTAATTAATGGCTTTAATGATATAAATGATTTAAAAAACTTAATTAAAGAAGTAAGAAATATTGGTATGAATGGTATTTCTGTTTATTATTTACCCTTAGAAAAACTCTATTTTTATTTAATAAAATTTGGAGCTTCATCTATGAGAGAAATTGATGAAGAAATATTAAGTGATTTTTTAGCATCACAAACTGCAAATTTATCAGATGCAAGTAAAAAAAACCACAGAATAGCATTGATTTCTTTTTTTGGATATATTGATAAACAAAATGAAGAAGAAAATGGTAATGCCTATAGATATGGAATAGAATTAAAAAACTGGGGTGGTTTATCAGGTAAAAGTGGAACGAAACTACCTTCTTACATGAATAAAGAAGAAGTCAACAAATTTATAAAAGCTATTGATGAATACCCATTTAAGAATCCTATTATTGGAACAAGAAATAGATTAATTATAAAAATCATTTTATATACAGGTATTCGAGTAGGGGAAGCAATTAGTATTAAAATAAAAGATATTAATAAAGATGGTGATGCTTATATTATACAAGTTAGGGGAAAAGGTAATAAACCTAGAATTGTTATGATAAAAGAACATATTATAAAAGATGATCTTTCTACTTGGTTGGAGAATAACTGTTGTGAAGAAAATTTACTTTTCTGTAATCAAAAAAATAAAAAGCTCACTCAAGCTTACATCGGACGATTAGTTGAACAAATCTTAATAAGCTGTGGAATAAGAAAAGAAAAAAACGGACCGCATATGTTAAGACACTCATTTGCAACATTACTATATCAAAATAGTCATGATTTAATATTAGTACAAGAATCACTTGGACATGCAGACATAAATACTTCAAGAATATATACACACTTTGATAAAAACAGATTAAATAGAACTACTGATATCTTTTAA
- the tssA gene encoding type VI secretion system protein TssA, translating to MNHLVLNQINSSLICGQDCKYDDSFLLIEQEIDKTYSVNQEEETNWEYVVENCEKILLEKSKDIKVSSWYLYGLIKQNSFNNFENSLRIYIKLLETFSTQMHPKSLKAKRNIFLWLEELLTNDLLNNIAKINKEDFLQYYTYFIRLDTVIKMILENDSESFFKKIIKYFEENKIKKLTQTTSNNKISSTNEQEIKEITNKDEALKVMRNFKKYALMLTKYYRSNNISDLKALRITRLLSFLEIEGLPPSENNITHLNPPSILEINEIEDNYKNKNYEEAFLLVEEILEVCPFWLDGHYYAFNILEKTNNNIESFEAKKTFLNFIEINENIEKLYFNDETPFASNKVKNWLKENLINKLEEPKNLLVQSTKDKDDLDKAYKLAEENKIKDAMKLLEGNYNYASSFEDKFNWRLNHAKLSLQYNKNDIALVLLEDLEKEIDRFYLYEWNPKLAANVYTLILSSFNNTDIDTEKINTIYNKLCKIDINSAYELKI from the coding sequence TTGAATCATTTAGTTCTTAATCAAATAAATTCTTCTTTAATTTGTGGTCAAGATTGTAAATATGATGACTCATTTTTATTAATAGAACAAGAAATAGATAAAACATATAGTGTAAACCAAGAAGAAGAGACAAATTGGGAATATGTAGTAGAAAACTGTGAAAAAATTTTATTAGAAAAGTCAAAAGATATAAAAGTTTCTTCATGGTATTTATATGGACTTATTAAACAAAATTCTTTTAATAATTTTGAAAATTCTTTAAGAATTTATATTAAACTTTTGGAGACTTTTTCAACTCAAATGCATCCAAAATCTTTAAAAGCAAAAAGAAACATTTTTTTGTGGCTTGAAGAATTACTTACTAATGATTTACTAAATAATATAGCAAAAATCAATAAAGAAGATTTTTTACAATATTATACTTATTTTATTAGACTAGATACAGTTATCAAGATGATACTAGAAAATGATTCAGAAAGTTTTTTTAAAAAGATAATTAAATATTTTGAAGAAAATAAAATAAAAAAACTTACTCAAACAACTTCTAATAATAAAATCAGTTCTACAAATGAACAAGAAATAAAAGAAATAACAAATAAAGATGAAGCTTTAAAGGTTATGAGAAATTTTAAAAAATATGCTTTAATGCTAACAAAATATTATAGAAGTAATAATATTTCTGATTTAAAAGCTTTAAGAATCACAAGACTTTTATCTTTTTTAGAAATAGAAGGCTTACCTCCATCAGAAAATAATATTACACATCTAAATCCACCTTCAATATTAGAGATAAATGAAATAGAAGATAATTATAAAAATAAAAACTATGAAGAGGCTTTCTTATTAGTTGAAGAGATTTTAGAGGTTTGTCCTTTTTGGTTGGATGGCCATTATTATGCTTTTAATATTTTAGAAAAAACTAATAACAATATAGAATCTTTTGAAGCAAAAAAAACTTTCTTAAATTTTATAGAAATAAATGAAAATATTGAAAAATTATATTTTAATGATGAAACTCCTTTTGCCTCAAATAAAGTAAAAAATTGGTTAAAAGAAAATTTAATTAATAAGCTTGAGGAACCTAAGAATTTATTAGTTCAAAGTACAAAAGATAAAGATGATTTAGATAAAGCTTACAAATTAGCCGAAGAAAATAAAATAAAGGATGCGATGAAACTATTAGAAGGAAATTACAATTATGCTTCATCTTTTGAAGATAAATTTAACTGGCGTTTAAATCATGCAAAACTATCTTTGCAATATAACAAAAATGATATTGCTTTAGTTTTATTAGAAGATTTAGAAAAAGAGATTGATAGGTTTTATCTATATGAATGGAATCCAAAGTTAGCTGCAAATGTTTATACTTTAATTTTGAGTTCTTTTAATAACACAGATATAGATACTGAAAAAATAAATACTATTTATAACAAGCTATGTAAAATTGATATAAATAGTGCATATGAACTTAAAATTTAA
- the tssB gene encoding type VI secretion system contractile sheath small subunit: MNKQSESPKERINVTYKPATGDVQEDVEIPFKITLLGEYNPNEEKKPVEEIKAIKVDKNNFNDVLKGQNLSVSFNVENKLVKEEDSSLGVNLKINTIKDFSPENVVENVPEMKVLMELRKSLMALKGPLGNVPAFRKAIESAIYNKEERDKLMSELNLDSKE, translated from the coding sequence ATGAATAAACAATCAGAATCACCAAAAGAGAGAATTAATGTCACTTATAAACCAGCAACAGGGGATGTTCAAGAAGATGTAGAAATTCCTTTTAAAATAACATTATTAGGTGAATATAATCCAAATGAAGAGAAAAAACCAGTTGAAGAAATAAAAGCAATAAAAGTTGATAAAAATAATTTTAACGACGTATTAAAAGGACAAAATTTATCTGTCTCTTTTAATGTTGAAAATAAATTAGTGAAAGAAGAAGATAGTTCTTTGGGGGTGAATTTAAAAATTAACACAATTAAAGATTTTTCACCAGAAAATGTCGTTGAAAATGTTCCTGAAATGAAAGTTTTAATGGAATTAAGAAAATCATTAATGGCATTAAAAGGCCCACTAGGTAACGTTCCTGCATTTAGAAAAGCAATTGAGAGTGCTATTTATAATAAAGAGGAAAGAGATAAATTAATGTCTGAATTAAATTTAGATTCAAAAGAATAA